In Lepidochelys kempii isolate rLepKem1 chromosome 8, rLepKem1.hap2, whole genome shotgun sequence, a single genomic region encodes these proteins:
- the TRIM56 gene encoding E3 ubiquitin-protein ligase TRIM56, with protein MALTFMSLQELIREDFLTCKICYDLYTVPKILPCLHSYCQHCLEPLVRDGALQCPECRLQTDVPGGASSLKTNFFINSLLELFQIKHNRDLACTVCSDAQKILTATARCLDCKDFLCQSCTQGHCCSRLTLHHKVVKLEEFLAGEYDAEMRLLQELCCQDHQQEALRFFCDTCSAPICRDCRMLDHFQHKVVSMANAVQRERPSVEQLIDSLAGTITCISEQEKAVEETIDKLKTSGENIKERITKYVDDIISYLLAQKEAVLGELSAFLTQQMEGCRLVKEELQSQRDKAISTREFSQRVLYVGKDYEILHLEGMIRNRIQELQTYIPRKLESQIPELAIAWDQPEMLSEAALFSLVFPREQPEGDMENVFEPDSEASASPSEESEDDPDLPLDSEDQEDSCPGSEESAPDTPDKNPSCCSRRSKRPKRVCTFEVDQCWSQAKPNITGIAVLPHAGGILLLDQENDEIKQYSAGGHFQQSIPLPDSDGVFCGISLCGDVLACSSDSFLFFLTLEGKFLRKLLLRGSESSYAITSYEDSYIAVSEGTLCSISLYSPSGHCVGRVAPTDYHGGKFLFIAVNDWEEFIVSDFIKKQIVIIEKSGLILNVLKTSHSLLTKPFSVCVDVSSNIFVVDQLKVIKFSPDGETGEVVLSNQSRLKRPRVLAVDDGGRLVLVQEDGYVHIYCF; from the coding sequence ATGGCTCTAACCTTCATGTCCTTACAAGAATTAATCAGGGAGGATTTCCTGACCTGTAAAATCTGCTATGATCTCTACACAGTGCCAAAGATCCTTCCATGTCTGCACAGTTACTGCCAGCATTGCCTGGAACCACTAGTGAGGGACGGAGCCCTCCAGTGTCCTGAGTGCCGGCTGCAAACAGATGTCCCAGGAGGTGCCTCAAGTCTGAAAACCAACTTCTTCATCAACAGCCTCCTGGAGTTATTCCAAATTAAACACAACAGGGATTTGGCCTGCACAGTCTGCTCAGATGCCCAGAAGATCTTGACTGCCACTGCCCGTTGCCTAGACTGCAAGGATTTCTTGTGCCAGTCCTGCACTCAGGGCCATTGCTGCTCCCGTCTCACTCTTCATCATAAGGTGGTGAAGCTTGAGGAGTTTCTAGCTGGGGAATATGATGCTGagatgaggctgctgcaggagctgTGCTGCCAGGACCACCAGCAGGAAGCTCTGCGATTCTTCTGTGACACCTGCAGTGCTCCCATCTGCAGGGACTGCCGTATGCtagaccatttccagcacaaggtGGTCTCTATGGCAAATGCTGTGCAGAGGGAAAGGCCTTCTGTTGAGCAGCTAATTGACAGCCTGGCAGGAACGATAACATGCATCTCTGAGCAGGAAAAAGCTGTGGAGGAGACAATAGATAAGTTGAAAACATCAGGAGAGAACATAAAGGAGAGGATCACCAAATACGTGGATGACATTATCTCCTACCTCCTGGCCCAGAAGGAAGCCGTTCTGGGTGAGCTGTCTGCTTTTCTAACTCAGCAAATGGAAGGTTGTCGCCTGGTGAAAGAGGAGCTCCAGAGCCAAAGAGATAAAGCAATCAGCACCAGAGAGTTCTCTCAAAGGGTCCTCTATGTGGGAAAGGACTATGAGATCTTACACTTAGAGGGCATGATAAGGAATCGGATTCAGGAGCTCCAGACATATATCCCACGGAAATTAGAGAGCCAAATCCCTGAATTGGCCATAGCCTGGGATCAGCCGGAAATGCTGTCAGAGGCAGCACTCTTCAGTCTAGTGTTTCCCAGGGAACAACCTGAAGGAGACATGGAAAATGTTTTTGAGCCAGATAGCGAGGCATCTGCTTCCCCCAGTGAGGAGTCTGAGGATGACCCAGACTTGCCCTTGGACTCAGAGGACCAAGAAGACTCCTGTCCAGGCTCTGAAGAGAGTGCCCCTGACACTCCCGACAAGAACCCCTCTTGTTGCAGCAGGCGCAGTAAAAGGCCTAAGCGCGTGTGCACTTTTGAGGTAGACCAGTGCTGGTCCCAAGCAAAGCCCAATATCACAGGGATTGCTGTTCTGCCTCACGCTGGTGGCATTCTCCTGTTAGATCAGGAGAATGATGAGATAAAGCAGTACAGCGCTGGTGGGCACTTTCAGCAATCAATACCTCTGCCAGACTCAGATGGCGTCTTCTGTGGCATTTCGCTCTGTGGAGACGTCCTAGCTTGCTCTTCAGattccttcctcttcttcctgaCCCTTGAGGGCAAGTTTCTGCGCAAGTTGCTGCTAAGGGGATCCGAGTCTTCCTATGCCATCACCTCCTATGAGGACTCCTATATTGCAGTGAGTGAAGGCACACTCTGCTCCATCTCCCTTTACAGCCCTTCAGGACACTGCGTGGGCAGGGTGGCACCCACAGATTACCATGGGGGGAAGTTCCTTTTCATTGCTGTCAATGACTGGGAGGAATTCATTGTTTCAGACTTCATCAAGAAGCAGATTGTCATCATTGAGAAGTCTGGGCTGATTCTCAATGTGCTGAAGACCTCACACTCGCTGCTGACAAAGCCGTTCAGTGTATGCGTGGACGTGTCTAGTAACATTTTTGTGGTTGATCAGTTGAAGGTGATTAAATTTTCACCAGACGGTGAGACAGGGGAGGTAGTGTTGAGCAACCAAAGTCGGCTGAAGAGACCCCGTGTCCTTGCTGTGGACGACGGCGGGCGCCTTGTTCTGGTGCAAGAGGATGGTTACGTCCACATTTATTGTTTCTAG
- the C8H1orf210 gene encoding type III endosome membrane protein TEMP isoform X3, translating into MPRSGTFLIHFPSLHALNLSHNIIPTLYPAVFSNLWALHLLDLSSCNISHLHPEAFQGLRNLDTLLLKNNKLQILRLPAFLAFRALVHLDLRNNDLLSVDALVLQLMERTQQVLLQGNPWVCNCSMYPFQQWQQQRRAVQVLCASPPEFQGQEVKTLNFQDLGCRRKQWFPQTPLSVRRKLLATVQRNDTITTAATTSSPAGKGGNSWPYLVGFLVAAVGISILIALAAKCKLFHMNFVSYRHQPLPDTSSMGVAWGENQSMPSAAGLQLEDDDGFIEDNYIQPSEQLQEEDELEPHFSL; encoded by the exons ATGCCCAGAAGTGGGACTTTCTTGATACACTTCCCTTCTCTGCATGCCCTAAATCTCTCCCACAACATCATTCCCACGCTCTATCCAGCAGTCTTCTCTAACCTCTGGGCGCTTCATCTGCTGGACCTGAGCAGCTGCAACATCTCCCACCTTCACCCAGAAGCTTTCCAGGGCTTGAGAAACCTGGACACGCTGCTCCTGAAAAACAATAAGCTTCAGATTCTGAGGCTGCCTGCGTTCCTTGCCTTCAGAGCCCTTGTCCATCTGGATCTGCGGAACAATGATCTGCTCTCTGTGGATGCACTAGTCCTGCAGCTGATGGAAAGAACCCAACAGGTCCTGCTTCAGGGGAATCCCTGGGTCTGTAATTGCTCCATGTATCCTTTCCAGCAATGGCAACAACAAAGACGAG CTGTGCAAGTACTCTGTGCCTCCCCACCAGAATTCCAGGGCCAGGAGGTCAAGACCCTGaactttcaggatctgggctgcAGGAGGAAACAGTGGTTTCCTCAGACTCCGCTTTCAGTCAGAAGAAAACTGCTGGCCACAGTGCAGAGAAATGACA CAATCACCACTGCAGCAACCACTTCTTCGCctgcagggaagggagggaaCAGCTGGCCATACTTGGTGGGCTTCCTTGTAGCAGCTGTTGGCATCTCCATCCTGATTGCACTGGCTGCAAAGTGCAAATTATTCCATATGAACTTTGTCAGCTACCGCCACCAGCCACTGCCTGACACCAGCTCGATGGGGGTTGCCTGGGGGGAGAACCAATCCATGCCTAGTGCTGCTGGGCTGCAACTGGAGGATGATGATGGCTTCATTGAAGATAACTACATCCAGCCAagtgaacagctgcaggaagaagACGAATTGGAGCCACATTTCTCCCTCTGA
- the C8H1orf210 gene encoding type III endosome membrane protein TEMP isoform X1 yields MECAWYLCVCSLLCAWPAAAGHPCSIDSKGWADCSGRSLLHTPDSLPGNITSLDLSFNSLAMPRSGTFLIHFPSLHALNLSHNIIPTLYPAVFSNLWALHLLDLSSCNISHLHPEAFQGLRNLDTLLLKNNKLQILRLPAFLAFRALVHLDLRNNDLLSVDALVLQLMERTQQVLLQGNPWVCNCSMYPFQQWQQQRRAVQVLCASPPEFQGQEVKTLNFQDLGCRRKQWFPQTPLSVRRKLLATVQRNDTITTAATTSSPAGKGGNSWPYLVGFLVAAVGISILIALAAKCKLFHMNFVSYRHQPLPDTSSMGVAWGENQSMPSAAGLQLEDDDGFIEDNYIQPSEQLQEEDELEPHFSL; encoded by the exons ATGGAATGTGCCTGGTACCTTTGTGTCTGCAGCCTCCTCTGTGCCTGGCCTGCGGCAGCAGGACATCCTTGCAGCATTGACAGTAAG GGATGGGCTGACTGCAGTGGAAGGAGCCTTCTACACACTCCAGATTCCCTTCCTGGAAACATCACCAGCTTGGACCTTTCCTTCAACTCCTTGGCAATGCCCAGAAGTGGGACTTTCTTGATACACTTCCCTTCTCTGCATGCCCTAAATCTCTCCCACAACATCATTCCCACGCTCTATCCAGCAGTCTTCTCTAACCTCTGGGCGCTTCATCTGCTGGACCTGAGCAGCTGCAACATCTCCCACCTTCACCCAGAAGCTTTCCAGGGCTTGAGAAACCTGGACACGCTGCTCCTGAAAAACAATAAGCTTCAGATTCTGAGGCTGCCTGCGTTCCTTGCCTTCAGAGCCCTTGTCCATCTGGATCTGCGGAACAATGATCTGCTCTCTGTGGATGCACTAGTCCTGCAGCTGATGGAAAGAACCCAACAGGTCCTGCTTCAGGGGAATCCCTGGGTCTGTAATTGCTCCATGTATCCTTTCCAGCAATGGCAACAACAAAGACGAG CTGTGCAAGTACTCTGTGCCTCCCCACCAGAATTCCAGGGCCAGGAGGTCAAGACCCTGaactttcaggatctgggctgcAGGAGGAAACAGTGGTTTCCTCAGACTCCGCTTTCAGTCAGAAGAAAACTGCTGGCCACAGTGCAGAGAAATGACA CAATCACCACTGCAGCAACCACTTCTTCGCctgcagggaagggagggaaCAGCTGGCCATACTTGGTGGGCTTCCTTGTAGCAGCTGTTGGCATCTCCATCCTGATTGCACTGGCTGCAAAGTGCAAATTATTCCATATGAACTTTGTCAGCTACCGCCACCAGCCACTGCCTGACACCAGCTCGATGGGGGTTGCCTGGGGGGAGAACCAATCCATGCCTAGTGCTGCTGGGCTGCAACTGGAGGATGATGATGGCTTCATTGAAGATAACTACATCCAGCCAagtgaacagctgcaggaagaagACGAATTGGAGCCACATTTCTCCCTCTGA
- the C8H1orf210 gene encoding type III endosome membrane protein TEMP isoform X2, which produces MECAWYLCVCSLLCAWPAAAGHPCSIDSKGWADCSGRSLLHTPDSLPGNITSLDLSFNSLAMPRSGTFLIHFPSLHALNLSHNIIPTLYPAVFSNLWALHLLDLSSCNISHLHPEAFQGLRNLDTLLLKNNKLQILRLPAFLAFRALVHLDLRNNDLLSVDALVLQLMERTQQVLLQGNPWVCNCSMYPFQQWQQQRRAITTAATTSSPAGKGGNSWPYLVGFLVAAVGISILIALAAKCKLFHMNFVSYRHQPLPDTSSMGVAWGENQSMPSAAGLQLEDDDGFIEDNYIQPSEQLQEEDELEPHFSL; this is translated from the exons ATGGAATGTGCCTGGTACCTTTGTGTCTGCAGCCTCCTCTGTGCCTGGCCTGCGGCAGCAGGACATCCTTGCAGCATTGACAGTAAG GGATGGGCTGACTGCAGTGGAAGGAGCCTTCTACACACTCCAGATTCCCTTCCTGGAAACATCACCAGCTTGGACCTTTCCTTCAACTCCTTGGCAATGCCCAGAAGTGGGACTTTCTTGATACACTTCCCTTCTCTGCATGCCCTAAATCTCTCCCACAACATCATTCCCACGCTCTATCCAGCAGTCTTCTCTAACCTCTGGGCGCTTCATCTGCTGGACCTGAGCAGCTGCAACATCTCCCACCTTCACCCAGAAGCTTTCCAGGGCTTGAGAAACCTGGACACGCTGCTCCTGAAAAACAATAAGCTTCAGATTCTGAGGCTGCCTGCGTTCCTTGCCTTCAGAGCCCTTGTCCATCTGGATCTGCGGAACAATGATCTGCTCTCTGTGGATGCACTAGTCCTGCAGCTGATGGAAAGAACCCAACAGGTCCTGCTTCAGGGGAATCCCTGGGTCTGTAATTGCTCCATGTATCCTTTCCAGCAATGGCAACAACAAAGACGAG CAATCACCACTGCAGCAACCACTTCTTCGCctgcagggaagggagggaaCAGCTGGCCATACTTGGTGGGCTTCCTTGTAGCAGCTGTTGGCATCTCCATCCTGATTGCACTGGCTGCAAAGTGCAAATTATTCCATATGAACTTTGTCAGCTACCGCCACCAGCCACTGCCTGACACCAGCTCGATGGGGGTTGCCTGGGGGGAGAACCAATCCATGCCTAGTGCTGCTGGGCTGCAACTGGAGGATGATGATGGCTTCATTGAAGATAACTACATCCAGCCAagtgaacagctgcaggaagaagACGAATTGGAGCCACATTTCTCCCTCTGA